A stretch of Oncorhynchus masou masou isolate Uvic2021 unplaced genomic scaffold, UVic_Omas_1.1 unplaced_scaffold_12351, whole genome shotgun sequence DNA encodes these proteins:
- the LOC135530022 gene encoding integrin alpha-X-like, which translates to VKHVDLTKLKSLASEPKENNTFLNQDYNGLKGILDNFQKKIFNIEGSKTALAGNLTKEMSQSGFSAVYVNKDTLVLGSVGSNNWRGSLFETEGLRSEEREIQDPTLDKDSYMGYSVAVGKKNENLLYFTGAPRSEHMGRILLFNKVNNNWTVAQSLPGEQMGSYFGAELCSVDIDSDGNTDFLLVGAPMFHQPPREGRIYVYTLTDKLELRMEMNVSVPSQGRFGSSICSLTDLNGDGLKDVAVGAPLEDDHRGAVYIYLGEKLKGIRPEFSQRISAVMMRSNLQFFGQTIDGKMDLGEDGLTDIVVGARGAVVVLRVMERRRYQQ; encoded by the exons GTCAAGCACGTTGATTTGACGAAACTCAAGTCCCTGGCATCAGAGCCAAAAGAAAACAACACTTTCCTCAACCAGGACTACAACGGACTAAAAGGAATCCTAGACAACTTTCAAAAAAAGATCTTCAACATTGAAG GTTCCAAGACTGCTCTGGCTGGAAACTTGACTAAAGAAATGTCTCAGAGTGGGTTCAGCGCTGTCTACGTTAACAAG GACACCTTGGTTCTGGGCTCAGTGGGATCAAACAACTGGCGTGGATCTCTCTTTGAGACTGAGGGTCTGAGATCAGAGGAAAGGGAAATTCAGGACCCCACATTGGACAAAGATTCCTATATGG GATACTCTGTAGCTGTTGGGAAGAAGAATGAGAACCTTCTATATTTTACCGGAGCACCAAGATCTGAACACATGGGACGGATCCTACTTTTTAACAAGGTTAACAACAACTGGACTGTGGCACAAAGCTTGCCTGGAGAACAG ATGGGCTCCTACTTCGGGGCAGAGCTGTGTTCTGTGGACATAGACTCAGACGGCAACACAGACTTCCTCCTGGTGGGTGCACCAATGTTTCACCAACCTCCGAGAGAGGGCAGGATCTACGtctacacactgactgataaG CTGGAACTGAGGATGGAGATGAATGTTTCAGTGCCATCTCAGGGTAGATTCGGCTCCTCCATCTGCTCTCTCACAGACCTGAATGGAGATGGGCTGAAGGATGTAGCTGTGGGCGCTCCACTTGAGGACGATCACAGGGGGGCCGTGTACATCTACCTGGGTGAAAAGCTAAAGGGGATCCGCCCTGAATTCAGCCAG CGCATCTCAGCTGTGATGATGAGATCTAATCTCCAGTTCTTTGGCCAGAcgattgatgggaagatggaccTGGGTGAGGATGGACTGACTGATATCGTAGTAGGAGCGCGTGGTGCAGTTGTTGTCTTGAG